TATTAACAGATTTGGGTGGAGGATGGAATTATGGATAAATACCATTTAGCCATCAACCATTTTAATTTCATTGTAAAGATAGTGCATTAGCTAGAGTATAACGCACTCTAAAACTATTGATAAACTACATCATTAGACAGGAACAATTACTCTGAAAGTCAAGTTTATTCTAGGTTCAACTTTCTTCGATGTCTTAGGAATTTGATGCTGCCAAAAATGCTGCGTTTCACCAGCCATTAACAAAAAACTACCATGTGTTAACTCAACTTCTGCTTTCAAATCTTTGTTGTTCTTATGCCTAAACATAAACCTTCTCGTACCACCAAAATTAACAGAAGCAATCACAGGATTTTTACCTAGCTCTTTTTCCGCATCTGTATGCCAAGACATTCCATCATTTCCATCACGATAAAGATTGAGCAAAACGCTATTGAATTGAGATTCTACAATTCTCTCAATTTGCTCTTTTATTAGTAGCAAAGTTGGTGTCCAAGGTTCAGGATCGAAATGAATACCTGAAAATTTATATGAATTACCTTTATTTCCATACCAAGCTGTCTTTCTTGGTACATCTACTACCTTACCATAGATATTCATTCTATCTTGTCGCCATTTAATATCACTATGCAGAACTTGAAAAAAGTCATCGCTCTCTTGCTTTGTGAAGAAATTAGGGTAAAAAGTAACTTCCCCATCTGGTAAAGATAGTATTTGTTTCCTTGTGTTATTAGTCGCTGTATGACCAATAGCATCAAACCCAGAAAAT
The DNA window shown above is from Anabaena sp. WA102 and carries:
- a CDS encoding alpha-ketoglutarate-dependent dioxygenase AlkB family protein — encoded protein: MSSKQTTNFVQGDLFSGFDAIGHTATNNTRKQILSLPDGEVTFYPNFFTKQESDDFFQVLHSDIKWRQDRMNIYGKVVDVPRKTAWYGNKGNSYKFSGIHFDPEPWTPTLLLIKEQIERIVESQFNSVLLNLYRDGNDGMSWHTDAEKELGKNPVIASVNFGGTRRFMFRHKNNKDLKAEVELTHGSFLLMAGETQHFWQHQIPKTSKKVEPRINLTFRVIVPV